A segment of the Thermodesulfatator atlanticus DSM 21156 genome:
TTACCATTTGAGTAACTGCAGCTCCTAAAACCATAAACACGAGAATAAAACCCAAAACACTGATCAAGATATATGCCTTATTATTAAACATGATATACCTCCTAATATTAATCAAGGGCTAGAAATACATTCATCACAATTATAGGCTATTATTTTATCTTTTATCTCGATAATTCTATCACCTAAAAGACCTTTAGTTTTAAGCTTCAACTTATAACCAATTACAAGAGGGGAAGAAACAGAACTTGCAATTTCAGGTCTAAATTCTTCTACTATAATACTATCCGGAAAAACAGAAGAAGTAACAGAGCTACCATCACAACCTGAGTCAACATCTCTCATCAGTCTATTATCAGATAGATAATATTTGACACATGTTCTACAAGACACATTATTCCAATCCTTATCAGCACAACTAGATTCATCATAATCTATAAATTTAACATAAATCCAATTATTTCCGTATTCACAAGGGTCTGTAATGGTGCCATTAGCGGAATATCCTACTTTACGTAAATCAGAATTAATAAGCTCTAAAGCTAAAGGAATAGAAGATTCTGATCTTGAAAGCCCAAATGAAGACGTTAAAGGCCTATAAATATTTGAAAATCCCGCAACAATAGCTGCCAAAAGAAGTAAAAAAATTAAAGTTGATATTAAAAGTTCAACTAAAGTAAAGCCTCTTCGATTTTTCATTTACTAACCTCCCAATCTCCCCTCAGAGAAACTAAGTTTACAGATGCAGCATAATCTTGATAGGAAAAATTAACAGTAACACTGATCTTTTTAGTATAATTATCAGGACCATATGATACATTCCAGGATATCGCAGGATCTTCTCCATAACCACCACAACAATCCGAATTAGACGTACAAGAGTGATTTCCTACTGAAAGACAATCATCGCTAAATCCTTCAGCCAGCAAATTATTAAGTATGTATTCTGCCTTAGCCAAGGCCTTTTGACGTTCTTCATTTATCTTTTGGTATTTAAATAAACTTATAGCGTGGGAAGAAAAAGCGGCTATAGCAATAAGAAATATTACCAAAGCAACTAGGCTCTCTACTAAAGTAAAACCATCAGTTCGCTTCAAAACTAACACCTCCATTTAAATTAACAATTATACTTATTGTTTTAGATCCATTTGAAATGGAAATAGTTCCGTTAAATTTTGGCAAAGAATTCCTCTTAAATTCAAGTTCATTATTAGTAAAATTATTACTAACAATAATACCATCTGGTGCACTAACTGTTTTATACGTAACATCGCCATTAATTTTCACTGAGTAACCATTATTAGAAAATTCAACTTTAGCGCCATTGTGTTTTACTGCGAGACTTCTTGCGAGCATAATGTCAGCATAAACTTGATTAGCAAAAGATTTTAGCTTCTCATTTTTTACAAGTTGTATAAAATTGGGACAAGCGAAACTTGCTAAAATTGCTAAAACAGCTAATGCTATTATTATCTCAACTAAAGTTAATCCTTGATTCTTCTTAGAATTAAGCATATCTGCTCCCAAATATTTTTTAGAAACCTTTGCAAAAGCTTTTTTTAAATCCTGTTCCAGGAACGTTCTTCTTTTTTGTTCCGAAAAACGGGAACGGATCCAGTTGTGCCTGCAACACCAATCTCCGAGATTTCACATTAGTGTTTTCTATTTCTCTTTTCGAAGATAAAATGCCCCTGCTTTAGGAATATTTCGTAGAAAAAACGTAGAAATTTTGTGGAAAAGGAATGTTTCTTTGAGCACAGAACAGCCGGATTTTAAAATTTCATTACGATAGAAGCAAAGCAATCTTATGGAATCGCGCGGGCGTACAAGGCGCCTAGCGACAACACCTTGGATCCGTTCCTATTTTTCGTAGGGAAAAATGGGAAGGAATCCCTGAAAGCATTATCGACTAAAACATGCTCCCGTTCCTGTGAAAATGGTCTTAAGGGGAAAGTCCTGGGGGACTTTCCCTTTAAAGCCTTTTTATGTTTTCGTTGTGAACAATCGCCCCTGACGAAAAATAAAAACACTTTTTTATGCCGATAAATCTGGATAAAACTTTATAAAATTGCCAAGACCAACGTTACAAGCACAACCGCAAAAGAAGGTATTTTGCAATGGTCTCTAAAAAAATTTTGTAAATAAGAATTTTACGTAGTTAAATAAGGCATATGGAAGTAGCAATCATTGGTGCTGGTAGTTGGGGTACGGCTCTTGGTAAACTACTTGCAGAAAAAGGCGCAAAAGTAGAACTTCTGGCCAGAAGGCAAGAGATTGCTCAAACCATTAACGAACGCCAAGAAAATCCCTTTTATCTCCCCAAAATCAAACTCCCAAAAAATCTTTCAGCCACTTGCGAACCCGAATCTTTGCGTAAGAAAAAGCTAATCGTACTGGCAGTTCCTTCTCACGCTTTGAGAAACGCCCTGAAAAATCTTCTAGATTTTCTACCAGAAGATCCCGTTCCCTTGGTATCAACTATTAAAGGGATTGAAGAAAAGACCCTGGCCACCATGAGCCAGGTTGTTAGAGAAGAATTACCTCCCAAGTGGCATTCCTATTACACCATTCTATCAGGGCCAAGCTTTGCCGAAGAAGTCGCCAAGGGGCTCCCCACCGCGGTAACCATCGCCGGCTACGAAGAAGAAATCACAAAATTTGTCCAACAAACCTTTGCTGCTAATTATTTCCGCACTTATCGAAGTTTAGACGTGCTGGGGGTGGAGCTTGCAGGTGCCCTTAAAAACGTTATTGCCATCGCTGTTGGGATTTCTGACGGAATGGAACTTGGCCTAAATGCCAGGGCAGCCCTTATCACTCGGGGGCTTGCAGAAATTTCGCGGCTGGGAGTAAAGCTTGGGGCCAACCCTTTAACCTTTTCAGGGCTTGCCGGCATGGGAGACCTGGTCCTTACCTGCACAGGCCCTCTTTCACGCAACCGCACCGTTGGACTACGCCTGGGACAAGGAGAACCACTCGAGAAGATTCTTTCAGACCTTAAACAAGTAGCCGAAGGAGTGCGCACAACTTCTTCGGTTAGAGCGCTTTCTCAAAAAGTAGGTGTGGAAACACCCATTTGTAACGCTGTTTATAAAGTACTTTATCAAGGCCAAAATCCCAGGGAGATGGTAAAAAGTCTTCTTGCCCGTAAATTAAAAGAAGAATTTTATTTAGAATGATTTTTGACTAAGAATTATTTTATGATAGTTTAAGATTAATGGGAGCACTAAACAACCGACGTTGATAAAAATATCATTCCTATTTTTGGAACGAAAAATAGGAACGGATCCCGAAAAATGACGACAAAAAATGTTCCCATTAAATAAAAAAGAGGAGGTTAAGATGAAACTGAAAGGAACCAAGACGGAAAAGAATTTGCTCAAGGCCTTTGCTGGGGAATCCCAGGCGCGAAATCGCTACACTTATTTTGCCTCGGTGGCTAAAAAAGAAGGTTTCGTACAAATTGCA
Coding sequences within it:
- a CDS encoding PilW family protein; amino-acid sequence: MKNRRGFTLVELLISTLIFLLLLAAIVAGFSNIYRPLTSSFGLSRSESSIPLALELINSDLRKVGYSANGTITDPCEYGNNWIYVKFIDYDESSCADKDWNNVSCRTCVKYYLSDNRLMRDVDSGCDGSSVTSSVFPDSIIVEEFRPEIASSVSSPLVIGYKLKLKTKGLLGDRIIEIKDKIIAYNCDECISSP
- a CDS encoding type IV pilus modification PilV family protein, producing MKRTDGFTLVESLVALVIFLIAIAAFSSHAISLFKYQKINEERQKALAKAEYILNNLLAEGFSDDCLSVGNHSCTSNSDCCGGYGEDPAISWNVSYGPDNYTKKISVTVNFSYQDYAASVNLVSLRGDWEVSK
- a CDS encoding GspH/FimT family pseudopilin, whose product is MLNSKKNQGLTLVEIIIALAVLAILASFACPNFIQLVKNEKLKSFANQVYADIMLARSLAVKHNGAKVEFSNNGYSVKINGDVTYKTVSAPDGIIVSNNFTNNELEFKRNSLPKFNGTISISNGSKTISIIVNLNGGVSFEAN
- a CDS encoding NAD(P)H-dependent glycerol-3-phosphate dehydrogenase, which gives rise to MEVAIIGAGSWGTALGKLLAEKGAKVELLARRQEIAQTINERQENPFYLPKIKLPKNLSATCEPESLRKKKLIVLAVPSHALRNALKNLLDFLPEDPVPLVSTIKGIEEKTLATMSQVVREELPPKWHSYYTILSGPSFAEEVAKGLPTAVTIAGYEEEITKFVQQTFAANYFRTYRSLDVLGVELAGALKNVIAIAVGISDGMELGLNARAALITRGLAEISRLGVKLGANPLTFSGLAGMGDLVLTCTGPLSRNRTVGLRLGQGEPLEKILSDLKQVAEGVRTTSSVRALSQKVGVETPICNAVYKVLYQGQNPREMVKSLLARKLKEEFYLE